One Papaver somniferum cultivar HN1 chromosome 10, ASM357369v1, whole genome shotgun sequence genomic window carries:
- the LOC113315984 gene encoding uncharacterized protein LOC113315984 produces MPFGLTNAPATFQAVMNKVFKPFLRKFVLTHLAYLGHIITSAGVTADPEKIPVMQNWPQPTSLKQLRGFLGLTVYYRRFIKGYGTISKPLTDMVKKDKFQWSTTALQAFLELKYAMNTTPVLALPNLSIPFVWRQMLALEELVSF; encoded by the exons ATGCCATTTGGGCTTACTAATGCCCCTGCCACATTCCAAGCTGTTATGAACAAAGTTTTCAAACCATTTCTGAGGAAGTTTGTATTG ACTCATCTAGCTTACCTGGGACACATTATCACTTCTGCTGGAGTTACTGCTGATCCAGAAAAGATCCCTGTTATGCAAAATTGGCCACAACCCACCAGCCTCAAGCAACTCAGAGGGTTCTTAGGCCTCACTGTCTACTACAGAAGGTTTATTAAAGGCTATGGCACCATCAGCAAACCACTCACAGATATGGTCAAGAAGGATAAATTTCAGTGGTCCACAACTGCCTTACAAGCCTTTTTAGAGCTCAAATATGCCATGAATACAACACCAGTTTTGGCCCTGCCCAACTtgtccattccatttgtatggaGACAGATGCTTGCTCTAGAGGAGTTGGTGTCATTTTGA